From a region of the Solanum stenotomum isolate F172 chromosome 2, ASM1918654v1, whole genome shotgun sequence genome:
- the LOC125855580 gene encoding uncharacterized protein LOC125855580, translated as MPKKSSPVFQKVSNLLNMSIFLAKMRKPIITRLISLKNAKKMKKFSLLKHYNYGYIQEYQFSPSNTPLIHYYNRKKSFRKQRSYRDICSVFFISRCLGMAKGEGEEKKKRYPVLELERLGSMEEFTDFHGDDDDNDDDDSVDERAEKFIERFYEEIKLQRLESFLEKFNAMVEN; from the coding sequence atgccCAAAAAAAGTTCCCCTGTTTTTCAGAAAGTTTCTAATCTACTAAACATGTCAATTTTCTTAGCAAAAATGAGAAAACCCATCATTACAAGGTTAATTTCTCTGAAAAATgcgaagaaaatgaagaaatttagTCTTCTTAAGCATTACAATTATGGGTATATTCAAGAATACcaattttctccttcaaatACACCATTGATTCATTACTATAacagaaaaaaatcattcaGAAAACAGAGGAGTTACAGAGATATATGCTCTGTTTTCTTTATTTCGAGATGTTTGGGAATGGCGAAAGgcgaaggagaagaaaaaaagaaaaggtacCCAGTGTTGGAGTTGGAGAGATTAGGTTCCATGGAAGAATTTACAGATTTTCATGGCGACGATGATGATAATGACGATGATGATTCGGTTGATGAGAGAGCTGAGAAGTTTATTGAAAGGttttatgaagaaattaaattgcaaAGACTAGAATCATTTTTGGAGAAGTTTAATGCAATGGTTGAGAATTGA